The following proteins are encoded in a genomic region of Garra rufa chromosome 22, GarRuf1.0, whole genome shotgun sequence:
- the LOC141298454 gene encoding crossover junction endonuclease EME1-like, giving the protein MTCISRPGFLLSDSDSSDSEELPVFDFSQSKSRQPNLVVLDSSDSEMAPVADPISSLEVHASARAARSDVLMVSSDSEEEEEAMIPLAVRLKQKQLGLGTAAISAEETRASNAVSNGCSRLLDVPAHHINPEAQSVERNKICSNTTRQCSSNNDAPYLTKAPPPEAENDTYLAKRKKTPAEVEAARQEALRKRAMREHQQEEKDRLRMEKKALADAVKALRPEECIKHMVVTVDPGLLQLEGGGALLTSLHAMGCNCAIEKQSLPRSVTWARRSPCPQTGEMMSISESNTVVQVPVDDFVTMINNYCKRQCNGVLTESGISLTAWIQGLISRNPGRTLSLVVIDIEKYFKSQNSKCQKKYREAVLGEEKNVGLQGGQKKRRKKDDINQLPEVSRVQVEEALVDLQLQTGVQVRFLSTWKDFTDYITMLTKAVAEAPFKLEREKTGFTFCLESEWAGGHKVDRSGNGLLQVWKRQIQQLNRVSPDMASAILSAYPSPRLLAQAYARCKSEHEKVGLLADILIRRGEGVTSTTRRVGPELSKRLFLLMTSCDANQPLDSAV; this is encoded by the exons ATGACCTGCATCAGTAGACCTGGATTCCTCCTAAGTGACAGTGACTCCAGTGATTCAGAGGAACTCCCTGTGTTTGATTTCTCACAGTCTAAATCCAGACAGCCCAACTTGGTTGTTTTAGACAGTTCAGATTCAGAAATGGCTCCTGTTGCTGATCCAATTTCATCTCTGGAGGTCCACGCCTCTGCTAGAGCTGCTAGAAGTGACGTGTTGATGGTCAGTAGTGACAGCGAAGAAGAGGAGGAGGCTATGATTCCCTTAGCTGTACGACTAAAACAGAAACAGCTTGGTCTGGGTACAGCAGCCATCAGTGCAGAGGAGACACGGGCTTCCAATGCGGTTTCCAATGGATGTTCACGACTCTTAGATGTTCCAGCACATCATATCAACCCTGAGGCCCAGTCGGTTGAACGTAACAAGATCTGTAGCAATACAACAAGGCAGTGCAGCTCAAACAACGATGCACCATACCTCACAAAAGCACCTCCACCTGAAGCGGAGAATGATACTTACCTGGCCAAACGCAAGAAAACCCCAGCAGAAGTGGAGGCTGCCAGACAGGAAGCCCTGAGGAAAAGAGCAATGcgagagcatcagcaggaagagAAGGATAGATTGAGAATGGAGAAGAAAGCTCTGGCTGATGCTGTGAAAGCCCTAAGGCCAGAGGAGTGCATCAAACACATGGTGGTGACGGTCGACCCAG GCCTACTGCAGCTGGAAGGTGGCGGCGCTCTCCTGACTTCCCTGCATGCCATGGGCTGCAACTGTGCCATAGAGAAGCAGTCTCTTCCTCGAAGTGTCACCTGGGCTAGACGCTCACCCTGCCCTCAG actggtGAGATGATGTCCATTTCAGAATCAAATACTGTAGTCCAAGTTCCTGTGGATGACTTTGTAACCATGATTAATAACTACTGCAAG AGGCAATGCAACGGTGTGTTGACGGAAAGTGGCATATCTCTGACTGCCTGGATCCAAGGACTTATAAGCAGGAATCCAGGCAGAACCCTCAGTCTGGTTGTGATTGACATAGAGAAGTACTTCAA ATCCCAGAATTCAAAATGTCAGAAGAAATACCGTGAGGCAGTGCTAGGCGAGGAGAAAAATGTGGGACTACAGGGAGGGCAGAAaaagagaagaaagaaagacgatATCAATCAGCTTCCTGAGGTCTCGCGAGTGCAGGTGGAGGAG GCTTTGGTAGACCTGCAGTTGCAAACCGGGGTGCAGGTTCGCTTCCTCTCTACCTGGAAAGACTTCACTGATTATATTACCATGTTAACCAAAGCAGTAGCCGAGGCACCGTTCAA GCTGGAGCGAGAGAAGACGGGATTCACGTTTTGTTTAGAGAGTGAGTGGGCAGGGGGTCATAAGGTGGACCGCTCAGGGAACGGCCTTCTGCAGGTTTGGAAGAGACAAATACAGCAATTGAACCGCGTCAGCCCTGATATGGCCAGTGCTATACTTAGTGCCTACCCCTCTCCTCGGCTTCTTGCTCAG GCATATGCACGGTGCAAATCGGAACATGAAAAAGTCGGTCTGCTGGCAGACATACTCATTCGCCGCGGAGAGGGTGTGACATCTACAACTCGTAGAGTTGGTCCGGAGCTTTCCAAACGGCTGTTTCTTTTGATGACGTCATGTGATGCCAATCAACCGCTTGATTCTGCTGTATAG
- the LOC141298270 gene encoding large ribosomal subunit protein bL27m-like — MATLASLKLQSRACILFSQTPTVVLTRFASKKAGGSSKNLGGNSAGRRYGCKKLDGNFVHAGNILATQRRGLMRWQPGAHVGIGTNKTIYALEDGIVRFTKEVYIPLPRSAEARDVIPKLPKGAILYKTFINVIPTKQENKFKLVDMV, encoded by the exons ATGGCGACGCTCGCGTCCTTGAAGCTGCAATCCAGAGCGT GTATTCTGTTCAGTCAGACACCCACAGTTGTACTGACAAGATTTGCTTCAAAGAAAGCAGGAGGAAGCAGCAAAAATCTAGGAGGGaatagtgctggccgcagatatgGTTGCAAAAAACTCGACG GGAACTTCGTACATGCAGGCAACATCCTCGCAACACAACGCAGGGGTCTAATGCGCTGGCAGCCTGGAGCTCAT GTCGGTATTggaacaaacaaaacaatttatgCTCTAGAGGATGGTATTGTCAGATTCACCAAGGAGGTGTACATTCCTTTACCACGAAGTGCCGAAGCCAGGGATGTGATCCCAAAACTTCCCAAAGGTGCCATTCTGTACAAGACCTTTATCAATGTCATTCCTACAAAACAGGAGAATAAATTTAAACTAGTGGACatggtatga